A single Nocardioides bizhenqiangii DNA region contains:
- a CDS encoding RNA polymerase sigma factor: MDQPDSRDVAFRRLYQLHFDAVLGFALRRTDRPEDAADVTAETFLVAWRRGPHVPDGDAARPWLYGVARRVLANHRRGEGRRVALGDRLRQQLSLAMADLSAEVVHRTDVTTAMARLSARDEEVLQLHLWEGLESREIAEVLGLPGAVVRPRLSRAKARLRAQLGNDPARAGHLPRRPRTVAPKEGPA; this comes from the coding sequence ATGGATCAGCCCGACTCTCGGGACGTCGCTTTCCGACGGCTCTATCAGCTGCACTTCGATGCCGTGCTCGGCTTTGCCCTGCGACGCACCGACCGGCCCGAGGATGCCGCGGACGTCACGGCCGAGACGTTCCTGGTCGCGTGGCGCAGGGGGCCGCACGTCCCGGACGGCGACGCGGCCCGCCCATGGCTGTACGGCGTCGCCCGGCGGGTGCTCGCGAACCACCGGCGCGGCGAGGGCCGCCGCGTCGCGCTCGGCGACCGGCTGCGACAGCAGCTGTCGCTCGCGATGGCCGACCTGTCGGCCGAGGTGGTGCACCGGACGGACGTGACGACGGCGATGGCGCGGCTGAGTGCGCGCGACGAGGAGGTCCTCCAGCTGCACCTCTGGGAAGGCCTCGAGTCGCGGGAGATCGCCGAGGTGCTCGGGCTGCCGGGCGCCGTCGTACGGCCTCGGCTGTCGCGGGCCAAGGCGAGGTTGCGGGCGCAGCTCGGCAACGATCCGGCCCGGGCCGGACATCTCCCCAGAAGACCCCGAACCGTGGCCCCGAAGGAGGGACCGGCATGA
- a CDS encoding alpha/beta fold hydrolase, whose translation MNRGSRCLVLLAALAAAATLTSGATTASAEPDPTPAPASYDVAADLANMRAAYGRIIGPGGQLQNPAYLPALVRESTLVGVSQLMQQLATPDRLALTPAMVVPGWNVGNPLRATWEGSRGRSQQVAFTNRFGALLRGTVYAPLPGATDPYTGAALRAPYPGVVITPGSVGGSQGMYEWLAQDLAERGYLVLLYDVQGQGTSETLPHDGDPVFPFCNPFGAIEGDPALGTEQMTPCPGVPFQQLSNFTTGTVDALDFFVSRPSAPYANPAAGTTEVDRFNPWWREWDRSPIRNPRTPGRTTRLAIVGHSMGGAAVSYVQGYDERVAAVVALDKLWSEGPAPFGQRPVRPVVPSLGIQAEYGFTPSPWHLSAGSSLVPALSPQGPDPRREKATGFDRWSARGLETMVVVPRASTHLEFADVPLVLPASRYGQALSSVYTQAWLGHYLKGDTGAGALLAPRFRYLEPVGRGRWAPVRLVRDELLSERYCSAYRLRVNGAIRADGDINGVGC comes from the coding sequence GTGAACCGCGGATCGCGCTGCCTCGTCCTGCTCGCGGCACTGGCCGCCGCCGCAACCCTGACGTCGGGAGCGACGACAGCCTCGGCCGAACCGGACCCGACGCCGGCGCCGGCGTCGTACGACGTCGCGGCCGACCTCGCGAACATGCGCGCCGCCTACGGCCGGATCATCGGGCCGGGCGGGCAGCTCCAGAACCCGGCCTACCTTCCTGCGCTGGTCCGCGAGAGCACGCTCGTCGGCGTCTCCCAGCTGATGCAGCAGCTCGCCACCCCCGACCGACTCGCGCTGACGCCGGCGATGGTCGTTCCCGGGTGGAACGTGGGCAACCCGCTACGCGCCACCTGGGAGGGGAGCCGCGGCCGCTCGCAGCAGGTCGCTTTCACCAACCGGTTCGGCGCACTGCTGCGCGGCACCGTCTACGCCCCGCTGCCCGGCGCGACGGACCCCTACACCGGTGCCGCGCTGCGGGCGCCGTATCCGGGCGTCGTCATCACGCCGGGTTCCGTCGGCGGCTCGCAGGGGATGTACGAGTGGCTGGCGCAGGACCTGGCCGAGCGCGGTTACCTCGTCCTTCTCTACGACGTCCAGGGCCAGGGCACCAGTGAGACCCTCCCGCACGACGGCGACCCGGTCTTCCCGTTCTGCAACCCGTTCGGCGCGATCGAGGGCGATCCCGCCCTCGGCACCGAGCAGATGACACCGTGCCCGGGAGTGCCGTTCCAGCAGCTCTCCAACTTCACCACCGGCACCGTCGACGCGCTCGACTTCTTCGTCTCGAGGCCGTCGGCGCCGTACGCGAACCCCGCGGCAGGCACGACCGAGGTCGACCGATTCAACCCGTGGTGGCGCGAGTGGGACCGGTCACCGATCCGCAACCCGCGCACGCCCGGACGGACGACCCGGCTGGCGATCGTCGGCCACTCGATGGGCGGAGCGGCGGTGTCCTACGTCCAGGGGTACGACGAGCGCGTCGCCGCTGTCGTCGCGTTGGACAAGCTGTGGTCCGAGGGGCCGGCGCCGTTCGGGCAGCGCCCCGTGCGACCCGTCGTACCGTCGCTCGGGATCCAGGCGGAGTACGGCTTCACGCCGAGCCCGTGGCACCTGTCCGCCGGGTCGTCGCTGGTCCCGGCTCTGTCGCCGCAGGGTCCGGACCCGCGGCGGGAGAAGGCCACCGGCTTCGATCGCTGGAGCGCGCGTGGCCTGGAGACGATGGTCGTCGTACCACGCGCCAGCACCCACCTCGAGTTCGCCGACGTACCGCTCGTGCTGCCGGCCAGCCGCTACGGTCAGGCCCTCAGCAGCGTCTACACCCAGGCGTGGCTCGGTCACTACCTGAAGGGTGACACCGGCGCGGGTGCGCTGCTGGCGCCGCGGTTCCGCTACCTCGAGCCGGTCGGACGGGGCCGATGGGCACCGGTGCGGCTGGTTCGCGACGAGCTCTTGAGCGAGCGGTACTGCTCGGCGTACCGGCTCCGTGTGAACGGCGCGATCCGCGCCGACGGCGACATCAACGGCGTCGGCTGCTGA
- a CDS encoding DUF3817 domain-containing protein produces MTPRNVFRALAVTEAITWACLLAGMFVKYVVGTSEVGVQVAGPVHGVAFIAYCLVTVVVGVDQQWSRGRLLLGLASSVPPLMTVWFDRHVEKRGGLDDHWHSRHDSDTAAQRAVCWLLRHHRQAIVGFVVAVAALTGIALVVGPPVG; encoded by the coding sequence ATGACCCCGCGCAACGTCTTCCGCGCCCTCGCCGTCACCGAGGCGATCACCTGGGCCTGCCTGCTGGCCGGGATGTTCGTGAAGTACGTCGTCGGCACGTCCGAGGTCGGCGTCCAGGTCGCCGGTCCCGTGCACGGCGTCGCGTTCATCGCCTACTGCCTGGTGACCGTCGTCGTGGGGGTCGACCAGCAGTGGTCACGCGGCCGGCTGCTGCTCGGGCTCGCGTCGTCGGTCCCGCCGCTGATGACGGTGTGGTTCGACCGGCACGTCGAGAAGCGCGGCGGGCTCGACGACCACTGGCACTCGCGTCACGACAGCGACACCGCCGCGCAGCGGGCCGTCTGCTGGCTGCTCCGCCACCACCGCCAGGCGATCGTCGGCTTCGTCGTGGCGGTCGCCGCCCTCACCGGCATCGCGCTGGTCGTCGGCCCGCCGGTCGGCTGA
- a CDS encoding antibiotic biosynthesis monooxygenase family protein — protein MSVVKINAIHVPEGAGAHLEERFAARAGAVEGSPGFLGFQLLRPVAGDDRYFVVTHWEDQASFDAWREGAGMAAHATKPGDEQKKPVSTGADLLEFEVVLDVKPA, from the coding sequence ATGTCCGTCGTGAAGATCAACGCCATCCACGTGCCCGAAGGCGCCGGGGCTCACCTCGAGGAGCGGTTCGCCGCCCGGGCGGGCGCCGTCGAGGGCTCGCCGGGCTTCCTCGGCTTCCAGCTGCTGCGGCCGGTCGCCGGCGACGACCGCTACTTCGTCGTGACCCACTGGGAGGACCAGGCATCCTTCGACGCCTGGCGCGAGGGCGCGGGCATGGCAGCACACGCCACCAAGCCCGGCGACGAGCAGAAGAAGCCGGTGTCGACCGGCGCCGACCTGCTGGAGTTCGAGGTCGTCCTGGACGTCAAGCCGGCCTGA
- the purQ gene encoding phosphoribosylformylglycinamidine synthase subunit PurQ encodes MRVGVVTFPGSLDDVDARRAVRIGGNEAVALWHADADLKSVDAVVLPGGFSYGDYLRCGAISRFSPVMSEVVRAAGNGLPVLGICNGFQILCESHLLPGALIRNDHRRFVCRDQRLRIENNRTAWTSSYAEGAEITIALKNGEGGFVADADTLARIEGEGQVVARYLEVNPNGSLNDIAGITNERGNVVGLMPHPEHAVEELTGSGTDGLGFFTSLAAAVLS; translated from the coding sequence GTGAGGGTCGGGGTCGTCACCTTCCCCGGCTCCCTCGACGACGTAGACGCGCGGCGTGCGGTCCGGATCGGCGGCAACGAGGCGGTCGCCCTCTGGCACGCCGACGCCGACCTGAAGAGTGTCGACGCGGTGGTCCTTCCCGGCGGGTTCTCGTACGGCGACTACCTGCGCTGTGGCGCGATCTCGCGCTTCTCGCCGGTGATGTCGGAGGTGGTGCGGGCCGCCGGCAACGGGCTGCCCGTGCTCGGCATCTGCAACGGCTTCCAGATCCTCTGCGAGTCCCACCTGCTGCCCGGTGCGCTGATCCGCAACGACCACCGCAGGTTCGTGTGCCGGGACCAGAGGCTGCGGATCGAGAACAACCGCACCGCCTGGACGTCGTCGTACGCCGAGGGTGCCGAGATCACGATCGCGCTCAAGAACGGCGAAGGCGGGTTCGTCGCCGACGCCGACACGCTGGCCCGGATCGAGGGGGAGGGGCAGGTCGTCGCGCGCTACCTCGAGGTCAACCCGAACGGATCCCTCAACGACATCGCCGGCATCACCAACGAGCGCGGCAACGTGGTCGGCCTGATGCCGCACCCCGAGCACGCCGTCGAGGAGCTGACCGGCTCCGGCACCGACGGGCTCGGCTTCTTCACCAGCCTCGCCGCCGCCGTGCTGTCGTGA
- a CDS encoding glycoside hydrolase domain-containing protein, whose amino-acid sequence MSARSAAAVAVLAVAMVLAPFRPAAAEPNPATPGDFRGYGFDQCLAPTQRAMDAWLNHSPFLAVGIYISGNSRACRSQPNLTPRWIGTQLRKGWRLLPITLGPQASCSDRFPRYHDDPVIVGRPGRHDNYPAARRQGRAEAEKAVAAAGALGIVPRSTLWYDLEAFDHTNRHCRESALAFLSAWTNKLHDLRYVSGVYSSAGSGIKILDDVRVQRPGAYTLPDRIWIARWDGVANTSTSYIRDDGWRPGGRVKQYLGGHDETWGGVTINIDRNYLDLGRGSFAPPEEHCGGVNLDFRRFPALREPSGGHAPPANKVRALQCLLQERGHYDGKLTGTYGPATIAAVQEWQERRGFPVSTTWSPANWVAAFAQGRDYAQKIGSAGLHVRRVQRALNAADPTLQRVVNGIFRRTTAQDVRAYQRRVGLRATGIVNERTWEKLRGGRG is encoded by the coding sequence ATGTCTGCCCGGTCCGCCGCCGCTGTCGCCGTACTGGCGGTCGCGATGGTCCTCGCCCCGTTCCGCCCGGCCGCGGCCGAGCCCAACCCGGCGACCCCCGGCGACTTCCGCGGCTACGGCTTCGACCAGTGCCTGGCGCCGACACAGCGGGCGATGGACGCGTGGCTCAACCACTCGCCGTTCCTCGCCGTCGGCATCTACATCTCCGGCAACTCCCGCGCCTGCCGCAGCCAGCCGAACCTGACGCCGAGGTGGATCGGCACCCAGCTCCGCAAGGGCTGGCGACTGCTCCCGATCACGTTGGGGCCGCAGGCGTCGTGCAGCGACCGGTTCCCGCGGTACCACGACGACCCGGTGATCGTCGGCCGCCCGGGCCGCCACGACAACTACCCGGCTGCCCGCCGTCAGGGTCGCGCCGAGGCCGAGAAGGCGGTCGCTGCGGCCGGGGCGCTCGGCATCGTGCCGCGCAGCACGCTCTGGTACGACCTCGAGGCGTTCGACCACACCAACCGGCACTGTCGCGAGTCGGCGCTGGCCTTCCTCAGCGCGTGGACCAACAAGCTGCACGACCTGCGGTACGTCTCCGGCGTCTACTCGAGTGCCGGGTCCGGGATCAAGATCCTCGACGACGTGCGGGTCCAACGGCCGGGCGCCTACACGCTCCCCGACCGGATCTGGATCGCACGCTGGGACGGCGTCGCCAACACCTCGACGTCGTACATCCGCGACGACGGCTGGCGGCCGGGCGGCCGGGTGAAGCAGTACCTGGGCGGCCACGACGAGACCTGGGGCGGCGTCACGATCAACATCGACCGCAACTACCTCGACCTCGGCCGCGGCAGCTTCGCGCCCCCCGAGGAGCACTGTGGAGGGGTCAACCTCGACTTCAGGCGGTTCCCGGCACTGCGCGAGCCGAGCGGTGGCCACGCGCCGCCGGCCAACAAGGTGCGGGCCCTGCAGTGCCTGCTCCAGGAGCGCGGGCACTACGACGGCAAGCTCACCGGCACCTACGGGCCGGCGACGATCGCCGCGGTCCAGGAGTGGCAGGAGCGCCGCGGCTTCCCCGTCAGCACCACCTGGAGCCCGGCCAACTGGGTCGCGGCGTTCGCCCAGGGCAGGGACTACGCCCAGAAGATCGGGTCGGCCGGCCTGCACGTGCGCCGGGTCCAGCGGGCGCTCAACGCCGCCGACCCCACCCTGCAGCGCGTCGTCAACGGCATCTTCCGCCGGACGACGGCCCAGGACGTGCGCGCCTACCAGCGCCGGGTCGGCCTCCGCGCCACCGGCATCGTGAACGAGCGCACTTGGGAGAAGCTGCGGGGCGGGCGGGGCTGA
- a CDS encoding alkaline phosphatase family protein, translating into MPHPPTPASSRASAATFALVALVGAIAVGGLWWVQQDDASPSDASESSSADPSDSTTDVAGSTANDGGRGDGSDADPGLGDDAEEIAAQGFPDDPRVVVISVDSLGSLYVSRTTTPTIADLLAQGAGTLNARTEVEKTVTLPNHTGMVTGDRVNRFLGGHGVTWNDTSRRSVARRTESVFSTIDEAGGTSAVFVGKEKFEMWERAWPGTIDDLVFNQDQPALVDAAIADLREDDHDLVFVHLAGPDNAGHKSGWGSDPYLDAVTLADADIDRIVSAIVADPELSEEVVVIVTADHGGVPEMTSHSDRRRPENYTIPFVVWGPGITPGDLYALNPDYQDPGNGRPRYVGPQPVRNGNVANLVTDLLGLDPVPRSLFGDEHDLDVD; encoded by the coding sequence ATGCCACACCCGCCGACGCCCGCGAGTTCTCGCGCGTCGGCCGCGACGTTCGCACTGGTGGCGCTGGTAGGCGCGATCGCCGTCGGCGGCCTCTGGTGGGTGCAGCAGGACGACGCCTCGCCGTCGGACGCGAGCGAGAGCTCCTCGGCGGACCCGTCCGACAGCACCACCGACGTCGCCGGATCGACCGCGAACGACGGTGGTCGTGGCGACGGTTCGGACGCGGACCCCGGACTGGGGGACGACGCCGAGGAGATCGCAGCGCAAGGCTTCCCGGACGACCCGAGGGTCGTGGTGATCTCCGTCGACAGCCTCGGGTCCCTCTACGTCAGCAGGACGACGACGCCGACCATCGCCGACCTCCTGGCACAGGGCGCGGGGACCCTCAACGCCCGCACCGAGGTGGAGAAGACGGTCACCCTGCCCAACCACACCGGCATGGTCACCGGTGACCGCGTCAACAGGTTCCTCGGCGGTCACGGCGTCACCTGGAACGACACCTCGAGGCGGTCGGTGGCGCGCAGGACCGAGTCGGTGTTCTCCACGATCGACGAGGCCGGGGGGACCAGCGCGGTCTTCGTCGGCAAGGAGAAGTTCGAGATGTGGGAGCGGGCCTGGCCGGGCACCATCGACGACCTCGTCTTCAACCAGGACCAGCCCGCGCTGGTGGACGCCGCGATCGCGGACCTGCGCGAGGACGACCACGACCTGGTCTTCGTCCACCTGGCCGGTCCGGACAACGCGGGCCACAAGTCGGGCTGGGGCAGTGATCCCTACCTCGACGCCGTGACCCTTGCCGATGCCGACATCGACCGGATCGTGTCCGCAATCGTCGCCGACCCTGAGCTGTCCGAGGAGGTGGTCGTGATCGTGACCGCCGACCACGGCGGCGTGCCCGAGATGACCTCGCACTCCGATCGTCGCCGGCCCGAGAACTACACGATCCCGTTCGTCGTCTGGGGTCCCGGCATCACCCCGGGCGACCTCTACGCGCTCAATCCTGACTACCAGGACCCAGGCAACGGCCGGCCCAGGTACGTCGGGCCGCAGCCGGTCCGCAACGGCAACGTCGCGAACCTCGTGACCGACCTGCTCGGCCTCGACCCCGTGCCGCGGAGCCTGTTCGGCGACGAGCACGACCTCGACGTCGACTGA
- the purL gene encoding phosphoribosylformylglycinamidine synthase subunit PurL produces the protein MLDTVSVAASDPDREQPWADLGLKEDEYQRVREILGRRPTSSELAMYSVMWSEHCSYKSSKVHLKQFSEIPQETPVGKMLAGIGENAGVIDIGQGYAVTFKVESHNHPSYVEPYQGAATGVGGIVRDILAMGARPVAVMDPLRFGPLDAEDTHRVLPGIVAGVGGYGNCLGLPNIGGEAVFDPTYLGNPLVNALCVGVLRHEDLHLAKASGTGNKVVLYGARTGGDGIGGVSVLASETFDADGPAKRPSVQVGDPFMEKLLIECTLELFQAGVVAGIQDLGGAGLSCATSELASAGDGGMTVELDRVPLRDSTLAPEEILMSESQERMMAVVEPDDVADFLRICAKWDVEAVVIGEVTDSGRLEITWHGELVVDVPPRTVAHDGPVYERPFARPDWQDALQADGAEALPRPATGDELRATLLRLVASPNLCDKSWITDQYDRYVQGNTVLAQPADSGMVRVDEDTHLGVSVATDCNGRFAKLDPYAGAQLALAEAYRNVATGGARPLAVSDCLNFGSPEDTGVMWQFAEACRGLKDACVELGIPVTGGNVSLYNQTGETAILPTPVVAVLGVIDDVRRRTPSSFQAAGERIVLLGETREELSGSEWAHVVHDHLGGTPPRVDLVAERSLARLLADLVGVATSAHDLSEGGLAQALAEGCLVDGVGATVTLDGVSDSAFVGLFSESAGRAIVTVPAEGIDELGALCARHDVPMTEIGTTGGGALVVEGAFDVPLDELRTAWTSTLPAALGA, from the coding sequence GTGCTGGACACCGTCTCCGTCGCCGCGTCCGACCCTGACCGCGAGCAGCCCTGGGCCGACCTCGGACTCAAGGAGGACGAGTACCAGCGCGTCCGCGAGATCCTCGGCCGGCGCCCGACCAGCTCGGAGCTGGCGATGTACTCCGTCATGTGGAGCGAGCACTGCTCGTACAAGTCGTCGAAGGTGCACCTCAAGCAGTTCAGTGAGATTCCCCAGGAGACCCCGGTCGGCAAGATGCTGGCCGGCATCGGGGAGAACGCCGGCGTGATCGACATCGGTCAGGGCTACGCGGTCACGTTCAAGGTCGAGTCGCACAACCATCCGTCGTACGTCGAGCCCTACCAGGGCGCCGCGACCGGCGTCGGCGGCATCGTCCGCGACATCCTCGCCATGGGCGCCCGGCCGGTCGCGGTCATGGATCCGCTGCGGTTCGGCCCGCTCGACGCCGAGGACACGCACCGGGTACTGCCCGGGATCGTGGCCGGCGTCGGTGGCTACGGCAACTGCCTGGGCCTTCCCAACATCGGCGGCGAGGCGGTGTTCGACCCGACGTACCTCGGCAACCCGCTGGTCAACGCGCTCTGCGTCGGCGTGCTGCGCCACGAGGACCTGCACCTGGCGAAGGCGTCCGGCACCGGCAACAAGGTGGTCCTGTACGGCGCCCGCACCGGAGGCGACGGCATCGGTGGAGTCTCCGTGCTCGCCAGTGAGACGTTCGACGCCGACGGTCCCGCCAAGCGACCCAGCGTCCAGGTCGGCGACCCGTTCATGGAGAAGCTGCTCATCGAGTGCACGCTCGAGCTGTTCCAGGCGGGCGTGGTGGCGGGCATCCAGGACCTCGGCGGCGCGGGTCTCTCGTGCGCCACCTCCGAGCTCGCGTCCGCCGGCGACGGCGGCATGACCGTCGAGCTCGACCGCGTCCCGCTGCGCGACTCCACGCTCGCTCCCGAGGAGATCCTCATGAGCGAGAGCCAGGAGCGGATGATGGCGGTCGTCGAGCCCGACGACGTCGCGGACTTTCTCCGTATCTGCGCCAAGTGGGACGTCGAGGCGGTCGTGATCGGCGAGGTCACCGACAGCGGCCGGCTCGAGATCACCTGGCACGGAGAGCTCGTCGTCGACGTACCTCCACGGACCGTGGCCCACGACGGACCGGTCTACGAACGGCCGTTCGCCCGTCCCGACTGGCAGGACGCACTGCAGGCCGACGGAGCCGAGGCGCTGCCGCGGCCGGCCACCGGCGACGAGCTGCGCGCGACGCTGCTCCGGCTCGTCGCCAGCCCGAACCTCTGCGACAAGTCGTGGATCACCGACCAGTACGACCGCTACGTCCAGGGCAACACCGTGCTCGCCCAGCCGGCCGACAGCGGCATGGTCCGGGTCGACGAGGACACCCACCTCGGCGTCTCCGTGGCCACCGACTGCAACGGCCGGTTCGCCAAGCTCGACCCCTACGCCGGCGCGCAGCTCGCGCTCGCCGAGGCCTACCGCAACGTCGCCACCGGCGGCGCCCGGCCGCTCGCGGTCAGTGACTGCCTCAACTTCGGCTCGCCCGAGGACACCGGCGTGATGTGGCAGTTCGCCGAGGCCTGCCGCGGGCTCAAGGACGCGTGCGTCGAGCTCGGGATCCCGGTCACCGGCGGCAACGTCAGCCTCTACAACCAGACCGGCGAGACCGCGATCCTGCCGACGCCGGTGGTCGCGGTGCTCGGCGTGATCGACGACGTACGACGCCGCACGCCTTCGTCGTTCCAGGCGGCGGGTGAGCGGATCGTGCTGCTGGGCGAGACCCGGGAGGAGCTGTCGGGCAGCGAGTGGGCGCACGTCGTCCACGACCATCTCGGGGGCACGCCGCCGCGGGTCGACCTGGTCGCCGAGCGCAGCCTGGCGCGACTGCTCGCCGACCTGGTCGGGGTCGCCACCAGCGCCCACGACCTCTCCGAGGGCGGACTCGCCCAGGCGCTGGCCGAAGGTTGCCTGGTCGACGGCGTCGGCGCGACGGTCACCCTCGACGGCGTCTCCGACTCAGCCTTCGTCGGCCTGTTCTCCGAGTCCGCCGGGCGGGCGATCGTCACCGTCCCGGCCGAGGGGATCGACGAGCTCGGAGCGCTCTGCGCCCGCCACGACGTGCCGATGACCGAGATCGGGACGACCGGCGGCGGCGCGCTGGTCGTGGAGGGCGCGTTCGACGTACCGCTCGACGAGCTGCGGACCGCGTGGACGTCGACCCTGCCGGCCGCTCTCGGCGCGTAG
- a CDS encoding zinc ribbon domain-containing protein → MDCPTCGTPPDRPDQRFCAKCGTNLAPAEPPTAYGQGTRITGPLFADDLPPPPAAPPTFAVPATPPPGYPPVPPPPVPPPTGPPPTGPPPIAYEAGRNGRRRTPVVLMAVAALFAAAIGAGGVVLLFGGDDDSPSDTSAEDRANDTGDRDATTDAAPSAQASETPTATETATKEPPTFQCWDGGAAVTRLADCAAPTGAAGLAWVFPSSTGASCSTEAGAQRASEAGCAPVVGGATVRFHYSEWRSRAALETYYASNTVAVIAAPDGRGDLVALQVESRDSSVGYKVAIYYTDPSAPWSVTIYAADEAEYLAAVDQLAMRPFPQLRGERE, encoded by the coding sequence ATGGACTGCCCCACCTGCGGCACGCCGCCGGACCGCCCCGACCAGCGATTCTGTGCGAAGTGCGGCACCAACCTCGCGCCGGCCGAGCCGCCGACGGCCTACGGCCAGGGGACCCGGATCACCGGGCCGCTGTTCGCCGACGACCTGCCGCCGCCTCCGGCAGCACCACCCACGTTCGCGGTGCCGGCGACGCCCCCGCCGGGCTACCCGCCCGTTCCGCCACCGCCCGTGCCGCCACCGACCGGGCCGCCACCGACCGGGCCGCCACCTATCGCGTACGAGGCCGGACGGAACGGGCGTCGTCGTACGCCGGTCGTACTCATGGCCGTCGCCGCCCTGTTCGCCGCTGCGATCGGCGCCGGCGGTGTGGTGCTGCTGTTCGGGGGCGACGACGACTCGCCCTCCGACACGTCGGCGGAGGATCGTGCCAACGACACCGGCGACCGGGACGCGACGACCGATGCCGCGCCCTCGGCCCAGGCCAGCGAGACGCCGACCGCGACTGAGACCGCGACCAAGGAGCCGCCGACGTTCCAGTGCTGGGACGGCGGTGCGGCCGTGACCCGGCTCGCCGACTGCGCGGCGCCGACCGGTGCGGCCGGACTGGCCTGGGTGTTCCCCTCGTCGACCGGCGCCAGCTGCTCGACCGAGGCCGGCGCCCAGCGCGCGTCGGAGGCAGGGTGCGCCCCCGTGGTCGGCGGCGCCACGGTCCGCTTCCACTACAGCGAGTGGCGGTCCCGCGCGGCGCTCGAGACCTACTACGCCAGCAACACCGTCGCCGTCATCGCGGCACCGGACGGTCGCGGCGACCTGGTCGCCCTGCAGGTGGAGTCCCGCGACTCGTCGGTGGGCTACAAGGTCGCGATCTACTACACCGATCCGTCTGCGCCGTGGTCGGTGACGATCTACGCGGCCGACGAAGCGGAGTACCTGGCCGCGGTCGACCAGCTCGCGATGCGCCCGTTCCCACAGCTGCGCGGCGAGCGGGAGTGA
- the purS gene encoding phosphoribosylformylglycinamidine synthase subunit PurS: protein MARVVVAVMPKPEILDPQGKAVLGALPRLGFGGVTDVRQGKRFELEVEGDVTPDVLAEVEKMAETLLSNPVIENYVVSVEQVEQADQ, encoded by the coding sequence GTGGCAAGAGTCGTCGTAGCCGTCATGCCGAAGCCCGAGATCCTCGACCCGCAGGGGAAGGCGGTGCTCGGGGCGCTGCCGCGACTCGGCTTCGGCGGCGTGACCGACGTCCGCCAGGGCAAGCGGTTCGAGCTCGAGGTCGAGGGGGACGTCACGCCCGACGTGCTCGCCGAGGTCGAGAAGATGGCGGAGACGCTGCTCTCCAACCCGGTCATCGAGAACTACGTCGTGAGCGTCGAGCAGGTCGAGCAGGCCGACCAGTGA
- a CDS encoding phosphoribosylaminoimidazolesuccinocarboxamide synthase, whose amino-acid sequence MTLANIPTAPVLPGARHLHSGKVRDLYELTDGPHVGKLLMVASDRLSIFDYVLETTIPDKGEILTRTSLWWFDQLADVVPNHIVSTGVPDEVAGRAVICDNLAMYPVECVARGYLTGTGLLDYNASDPDHAVCGIPLPPGLVDGSRLPEPIFTPATKADLGDHDENVSYDAVVATVGAETAAELRDLTLAVYRRAEAIARERGIILADTKLEFGVSTGSTTTKEIVLADEVLTPDSSRYWPAAEWQPGRAQPSYDKQIVRNWALSPESGWDKASGEAPPPLPPEVIERTRSRYVEAYELLTGETF is encoded by the coding sequence GTGACGCTCGCCAACATCCCGACCGCGCCCGTGCTGCCCGGCGCCCGCCACCTCCACTCCGGGAAGGTGCGCGACCTCTATGAGCTGACCGACGGCCCGCACGTCGGCAAGCTGCTGATGGTGGCGAGCGACCGGCTGTCGATCTTCGACTACGTGCTCGAGACGACCATCCCCGACAAGGGGGAGATCCTCACCCGGACGTCGCTGTGGTGGTTCGACCAGCTCGCCGACGTGGTGCCCAACCACATCGTCAGCACCGGCGTACCCGACGAGGTCGCCGGGCGCGCCGTCATCTGCGACAACCTCGCGATGTATCCCGTCGAGTGCGTCGCGCGGGGCTACCTGACCGGGACCGGCCTGCTCGACTACAACGCAAGCGACCCCGATCACGCCGTGTGCGGGATCCCGCTGCCGCCAGGCCTGGTCGACGGCAGCCGGCTGCCGGAGCCGATCTTCACCCCGGCCACGAAGGCCGATCTCGGCGACCACGACGAGAACGTCTCGTACGACGCCGTCGTGGCCACGGTCGGCGCCGAGACCGCCGCCGAGCTGCGCGACCTGACCCTCGCGGTCTACCGCAGGGCCGAGGCGATCGCCCGGGAACGCGGCATCATCCTGGCCGACACCAAGCTCGAGTTCGGGGTCTCGACAGGCTCGACCACCACGAAGGAGATCGTGCTCGCCGACGAGGTGCTCACTCCCGACTCCTCCCGGTACTGGCCCGCGGCCGAGTGGCAGCCCGGCCGCGCGCAGCCGTCGTACGACAAGCAGATCGTGCGCAACTGGGCACTATCGCCCGAGTCCGGCTGGGACAAGGCGTCCGGCGAGGCTCCGCCGCCGCTGCCGCCCGAGGTCATCGAGCGGACCCGCAGCCGGTACGTCGAGGCCTATGAGCTGCTGACCGGGGAGACCTTCTAG